A single window of Ananas comosus cultivar F153 linkage group 17, ASM154086v1, whole genome shotgun sequence DNA harbors:
- the LOC109723446 gene encoding uncharacterized protein LOC109723446, translating to MASSTLNRWLRPEVYPLFAAVGVAVGICGMQLIRNISTNPEVRVNKQNRAAGVLDNFDEGERYAEHGVRKFLRNKTPQIMPSINKFFSDPN from the exons ATGGCTTCTTCCACCCTCAACAGATGGTTGAGGCccgag GTGTATCCTTTGTTCGCGGCTGTTGGTGTAGCTGTTGGGATATGTGGCATGCAACTGATCAGGAATATCTCCACAAATCCTGAAGTGAG AGTCAATAAGCAGAATAGAGCTGCAGGAGTGCTCGACAACTTCGACGAGGGAGAGAGATACGCGGAACACGGGGTTCGGAAGTTCCTCCGCAACAAAACCCCGCAGATCATGCCGTCGATCAACAAGTTCTTCTCGGATCCAAACTGA
- the LOC109723206 gene encoding mitotic spindle checkpoint protein MAD2: MASRTISKDIITLKGSAAIVGEFFGYAANSILYNRGVYPEESFAKVKKYGLTMLLTQDDGVKSFIASLTSQLSEWLESGKLQRVVLVIMSKATSEVLERWNFNIETDAEVVEKGVIREKSDKEIMREIQAIMRQIASCITYLPCLDEPCVFDVLAYTDKDVAVPFTWIESDAKLIQNPQMVKLHSFDTKIHKVDTLVSYKNDEWDEQ, translated from the exons ATGGCTTCTAGAACCATCTCCAAGGACATCATCACCCTCAAGGGCTCCGCCGCAATCGTCGGCGAGTTCTTCG GCTACGCTGCAAACAG CATACTATACAATCGCGGCGTCTACCCCGAGGAAAGCTTTGCGAAGGTGAAGAAGTACGGGCTCACTATGCTGCTGACGCAGGACGACGGCGTCAAATCGTTCATCGCGAGCCTAACTTCTCAATTATCAG AATGGTTGGAATCTGGGAAGCTGCAGAGGGTTGTTCTTGTGATAATGAGTAAGGCGACCTCGGAGGTTCTCGAGCGGTGGAACTTCAACATCGAAACCGACGCCGAGGTTGTCGAGAAAGG GGTCATAAGGGAGAAGAGTGATAAAGAAATCATGAGGGAGATCCAAGCGATCATGCGTCAGATCGCCTCCTGCATCACCTACCTGCCCTGTCTTGATGAACCTT gtgTGTTTGATGTTTTAGCCTACACTGATAAAGATGTTGCTGTTCCATTTACTTGGATTGAGAGCGACGCCAAACTGATACAGAATCCCCAGATGGTTAAACTGCATTCTTTCGACACCAAG ATACATAAAGTGGATACCCTGGTTTCATACAAGAACGATGAATGGGACGAGCAGTAG
- the LOC109723205 gene encoding trihelix transcription factor GT-1-like has translation MSLLTLDQFLSQPLLRCYRRREEEGEEEEAGARKSMYLAEKPRPVDYYKEEARDMMIQVVGNGGLPPQQPPPPPPPPQPQQMIFTESSGEDHEIKAPKKRAETWVQEETRSLISFRREMDGLFNTSKSNKHLWEQISAKMREKGYDRSPTMCTDKWRNLLKEFKKAKHQSKGSGSAKMSYYKELDELLKERSKNAPYKSPTASKVDSYLQFSDKGFEDTAIPFGSVEAGGRSTLSVERHLESERHPLAITAADAVATNGVNPWNWRDSSANGGDNHPSYVGRVILVKWGEYTKRIGIDGTAEAIKEAIKSAFGLRTKRAFWLEDEDDVVRSFDRDMPLGTYTLHLDEGISIKVCMYDDTDRIPVQTEEKTLYTEKDFCDFLSRRGWTGLRELSGFRSVDTLDELRPGAMYQGIR, from the exons ATGTCTCTTCTTACTCTAGACCAGTTCTTGTCGCAGCCCCTCCTCCGTTGCTACCgaaggagggaggaggagggcgaggaggaAGAGGCCGGGGCGAGGAAGAGCATGTACTTGGCCGAGAAGCCTCGACCCGTGGATTACTACAAGGAAGAAGCTAGGGATATGATGATCCAAGTCGTTGGCAATGGCGGATTACCGCCGCAgcagccgccgcctccgccgccgccgccgcagccgcagcaGATGATCTTCACTGAGAGCAGCGGAGAGGACCATGAGATTAAGGCCCCGAAGAAGCGGGCGGAGACTTGGGTTCAGGAGGAGACTAGAAGCTTGATCAGCTTTCGGAGGGAGATGGATGGGCTTTTCAATACATCGAAGTCGAATAAGCACTTGTGGGAGCAGATCTCGGCGAAGATGAGGGAGAAAGGGTACGATAGGTCGCCGACCATGTGCACCGATAAGTGGAGGAATTTGCTCAAGGAGTTCAAGAAGGCGAAGCATCAGTCGAAGGGGAGTGGGTCGGCGAAGATGTCGTACTACAAGGAGCTTGATGAGTTGCTTAAGGAGAGGAGCAAGAATGCTCCTTACAAAAGCCCTACTGCTTCCAAGGTTGATTCCTATCTGCAATTCTCTGATAAAG GTTTTGAAGATACTGCAATTCCATTTGGATCTGTTGAAG CTGGTGGTAGGTCAACCCTTAGTGTGGAAAGACATTTGGAGAGTGAAAGGCATCCTCTTGCCATAACAGCTGCTGATGCTGTAGCAACTAATGGTGTCAACCCTTGGAATTGGAGGGATTCCTCTGCAAATG GTGGCGACAACCATCCTTCTTATGTTGGAAGGGTTATTTTAGTCAAATGGGGAGAGTACACTAAAAGGATAGGTATTGATGGCACTGCTGAGGCAATTAAGGAGGCCATCAAATCAGCGTTTGGATTAAGAACTAAAAGGGCCTTTTGGCtcgaagatgaagatgatgtaGTTCGCAGCTTTGACAGGGACATGCCATTAGGAACTTATACTCTTCATCTTGATGAGG GGATAAGTATCAAAGTGTGCATGTATGACGACACAGATCGCATACCAGTCCAAACTGAAGAAAAGACTCTCTACACTGAAAAAGATTTTTGCGACTTTCTCTCACGCCGTGGTTGGACTGGACTAAGAGAACTTAGTGGCTTCCGAAGTGTTGATACATTGGATGAGCTTCGTCCGGGTGCGATGTATCAGGGCATAAGGTGA